The bacterium nucleotide sequence GGTTTTATCTGCCCCGGGCATGTGAGCGTTACCATAGGGAGTAATGCCTACAAATTTATAGCCCAGAAGTATAACGTTCCCTGCGTGATTGGCGGTTTTGAACCCCTGGACGTTTTGCAAACTATTTATATGTTACTGAAGCAGATTAAAGAAAAGAGAGCCGAAGTAGAAATTGAATATTTTCGCGCCGTTCATCCACAAGGGAACAGGATTGCCCAGGAGCTAATAGATGAAGTGTTTGAGGTAAGTGATGTTATGTGGCGGGGACTGGGGACTATTCCTAAAAGCGGTCTCAGGCTTAAAAGGAAATTTTCTGACTTCGATGCGGAGAAAGAGTTCCAACCAAAAACAAGGAAGAGTAAAGAAAATCCAGATTGTGCCTGTGGAGAGGTGCTCAGGGGAGTAAAGAAGCCAACACAGTGCAAATTGTATAGGAGAATCTGTACTCCCGAAGAACCTTACGGACCCTGCATGGTCTCTTCCGAAGGCACATGTGCAGCCTATTACAAATATGGTTGAAAAATTTAAAGATGATGCAAAGAAGATTTTACTGGCGCATGGGAGTGGTGGGAAGCTTACCCATCAACTAATTAAAAGCTTTGTGAAGAAATTCAGAAATCTGCCTCTGGCGAGGCTGGACGATAGTGCTGTATTGAAGTTCAAGGGCAAACTTGCATTTACTACAGATTCCTACGTGGTGGACCCCATATATTTTCCCGGTGGAGATATAGGCAAATTGGCGGTCAATGGCACTGTTAATGACCTGGCTATGGTAGGGGCAAGACCTCTATATTTGAGTGCAGCAACAATTATTGAAGAGGGATTTTCCCTCGTTGAGTTGGAAAGGATTGTCGATTCAATGAACAGGGCTGCCAGAGCGGCTGGTGTAAAAATAGTGGCTGGTGATACTAAGGTTGTGGGAAGGGGTAGTGCTGACAAGATATTTATAAACACTTCAGGTATAGGGTTGATAGATTCAGGGATTGACATCTCCTCGAAAAATGCACGGATTGGCGACAGGATAATCTTGAGTGGCACAATTGGCGACCATGGAATTGCTATTTTGAGTGCCAGGGAAAGGTTCGATTTCCAAACAAAAGTAAAGAGCGATTCTCAGCCATTGAATGGGATTGTCTGGGAAATCCTGAAAGTAAGCAAGAAAGTTCACGCTCTACGCGACCCTACAAGGGGCGGATTGGCCACATCTCTGAATGAGATAGCTGAACAGTCGGGGGTAGGGATAGAGATTGAAGAGGAGAAGATTCCTGTGAAGGAAGAGGTTAAGGGCGTCTGTGAAATGTTAGGTTTCGACCCCCTATATATTGCCAATGAAGGGAAACTGGTGGCTTTCGTTCCTGAAAGGGATTGCGCAAAAGTTTTAAATGTTATTAGAAAGAATAGATACGGAAAAGATGCTCAAATAATTGGAACTGTGGTTTCCAGGCACAAAGGGAGAGTTTTAGTAAAGACGAGCGTGGGAGGAGAAAGGGTCTTGGATATGCTTACAGGCGAGCAGTTGCCACGAATCTGCTAA carries:
- the hypE gene encoding hydrogenase expression/formation protein HypE, which encodes MVEKFKDDAKKILLAHGSGGKLTHQLIKSFVKKFRNLPLARLDDSAVLKFKGKLAFTTDSYVVDPIYFPGGDIGKLAVNGTVNDLAMVGARPLYLSAATIIEEGFSLVELERIVDSMNRAARAAGVKIVAGDTKVVGRGSADKIFINTSGIGLIDSGIDISSKNARIGDRIILSGTIGDHGIAILSARERFDFQTKVKSDSQPLNGIVWEILKVSKKVHALRDPTRGGLATSLNEIAEQSGVGIEIEEEKIPVKEEVKGVCEMLGFDPLYIANEGKLVAFVPERDCAKVLNVIRKNRYGKDAQIIGTVVSRHKGRVLVKTSVGGERVLDMLTGEQLPRIC